ACAAATCCCTTCGAGAGAAACTCTTTCAAGCAATGCTTGTCTAATTTTTACTCTTTCTTCTTCTGGAATAGACTTTTTCTCGGGATTGAGAACAAATTGCCTGCCACATGAAAGGCATTGATGGTTTTGTTTCCCACTATGAATATGTCCATTTTTCTTGATCGTTGTTGAATTGCACGAAAGACATGCTAAGCCCATAAGTTTCTCCTTGGTGTAGACAAAGAAGAAAAACCTGAAAATAGCCAGTAATGTCAAATCAATTTTTCTACAGCATTACTTGTTTATGACTATCTAATCCTTTAGCTTGAATATTTTGTTGCTTTTCGTTAATAAGAAATATTTTCTTTTATTGAAAGTTTATTCTTCTATCTTATTTTTTTGTTTTAATTGAGTTAAATAATTTTCCGCTTGTTTAAGCTGTGCTTCGCCTAGATGTCGAAGTTTGAAAATCATTTTAAAACCTTTTTTGTTTATAGTCATAGCCTTGGGATAATATGTTTGATAAAGCTTACTCCATAACTGATCGCTATCGCTTATTTTCTGCCATTTTCGACAAACTTGCTGAGCGTTGCTAATATCGCGTGGAGGCAAAAAAGAAAAGATTCTCAATGTAACATCATCAGAAAGTCCTTGAATGGAGCGAGGAAGGGAAGGAGCAGGTTTAGAAGGCTTTGGAAAGCATGAGCTAAATAAATTAATGCAACTTGACATAAGAAACCTTGCTAAAAAGGTTAAGGTTAATATTTATTTTGCCTTACTTTCTTTTTTATGTCTATCTTTATATACTGCCGCTTAATTTTATACAGATAAAGAAAGAACGCCTTTTAGATAAACAAAAGAAAAGAAAGAGAACTTCAAATGAGTAGAATCAATGTCTGAAAGATTTGATGAAGCGTTAATAAAACTACTAGGTTCGGTTTCGCAGGAAAAACTGAAGGAAGCCTACACAGAGCTAAGCGTTTTTTATAAAGAGCGTGAAGAAAAGCTGCCACCATTAAAGACGTTTGAACAAAAATGCGCTTACCTCACAGCACGCTTCCCAGCTACATTTGCTGCGGTCTCAAAAGTCCTCGGTCAAATACGCTCTCTTTTCCCCACCGAAATGTGCTCTTTACTCGATTTAGGGGCAGGACCAGGAACTGCATTTTTAGCGGCTCAGGAGATTTTAGGCGAGTTACACGAAGGGGAATTAATCGAACGCGATACGGAACTCATTCAATTGGGGAAGAAGCTGGAAGAATACGCATCATCCAAAAAAGGCCATTGGTTAGCACAGGATTTAAAACATTTAGAGCTAAAACGTTCCTATGATTTAATTATCGCTTCTTATTCAATCGGAGAGTTATCAAAAGATGAGCAATTGCAGCTCTTGCATTCCGTCTGGCCGAAAGTAGAGGGCGTTCTTGTTTTAATTGAACCGGGAACTCCTAAAGGCTTTGCCAACATTAGAGCAATGAGAGAACAGCTGCTTCAGCTGGGTGGTTTTATTATTGCCCCTTGTCCTCACCAGCAAGCATGTCCGATGGCGGAAAATGACTGGTGTCATTTCAATGTAAGATTAGAGCGCAGTAAAAACCATCGTTTGGCTAAG
The genomic region above belongs to Chlamydiales bacterium STE3 and contains:
- a CDS encoding Ribosomal small subunit Rsm22 (Product derived from UniProtKB/Trembl:D9TLZ5), producing MSERFDEALIKLLGSVSQEKLKEAYTELSVFYKEREEKLPPLKTFEQKCAYLTARFPATFAAVSKVLGQIRSLFPTEMCSLLDLGAGPGTAFLAAQEILGELHEGELIERDTELIQLGKKLEEYASSKKGHWLAQDLKHLELKRSYDLIIASYSIGELSKDEQLQLLHSVWPKVEGVLVLIEPGTPKGFANIRAMREQLLQLGGFIIAPCPHQQACPMAENDWCHFNVRLERSKNHRLAKQATLSYEDEKFSFVAVAKQPIPLPTARIVRHPGKHSGHVNFVLCTRSGILKQTISKKEKAVYKDARKKEWGDAFNV